The Bacteroidota bacterium genome includes a region encoding these proteins:
- a CDS encoding T9SS type A sorting domain-containing protein, which translates to MKKSTLLNKKKLAGYSAMAAAFIAGATEADAQIIYVDITDITVDLGFYIPLDIDGGGYNDIILQAASNTMYPWTYVNGFGNLSSAGYGGPNNAFQGYAGDIFPYASALDSGATISAGASFVSNAANYAIFASVFSGSTYGPWADETDKYLGFKFDIDGELHYGWMRLDIFVTPVSFTIKDWAYNSNPDEMIIAGDMGAADSEITFNDAAVTEDEGVGTVTVEIEISDPNDCTVGVEIDGGLTTATEGADFNYVDPSPIVFTAGGATTATFDIAVFDDVDFEIPETIVFNLVDISGSCIMGAVPTHTLTINDNDAPPAVSFVNAEEETAEIGTDFPITIHLSDSYDCTVEVTLNDALTTATEGSDFTFSVPSPVTFVSGGPISQTFNVSIIDDVIMEGDEDIVFNLSAATGCILGEPDQTTLRILENDATGPDPSVISFSWITDAIIEETDAVNLAVNIDVANDCSIDVQVNTALSTADNGVDFTFDDPQTLTFTSGGPTTAEFTVLFNEDLAVEGDEVVVFELTNVTGDCITDVASELLEYTIMDDDQLSINNLAEAGIDIYSAENIIYVSFTNTPEDGSTLQLLDAAGKLVFSSGITSKEQQFSIGDIAEGIYFTQLIVGKNRYEKKLWLGGK; encoded by the coding sequence ATGAAAAAATCTACACTTCTCAACAAAAAGAAATTGGCCGGATATTCGGCAATGGCTGCTGCATTTATTGCCGGCGCAACAGAAGCCGATGCTCAGATCATTTATGTGGATATCACGGATATAACCGTTGATCTCGGATTTTATATTCCTTTGGATATAGATGGAGGTGGTTACAATGATATAATTCTTCAAGCAGCTTCAAATACTATGTATCCTTGGACTTACGTAAATGGATTCGGAAATTTGAGTTCAGCAGGATACGGCGGGCCAAATAATGCATTTCAGGGTTATGCCGGAGATATTTTCCCTTATGCAAGTGCACTTGACAGCGGAGCCACAATTAGTGCCGGTGCTTCCTTTGTATCCAATGCAGCAAATTATGCAATTTTCGCTTCCGTTTTTTCAGGCTCTACCTATGGCCCCTGGGCTGATGAGACAGATAAATATCTCGGATTTAAATTCGACATCGACGGCGAATTACATTATGGATGGATGCGATTAGATATTTTCGTTACTCCGGTTTCTTTTACGATCAAAGATTGGGCATATAACTCCAATCCTGATGAAATGATCATTGCCGGAGATATGGGCGCTGCTGATTCAGAGATTACTTTTAACGATGCTGCAGTTACTGAGGATGAAGGTGTTGGAACTGTCACGGTAGAAATAGAAATATCCGATCCAAATGATTGTACGGTTGGGGTTGAAATTGATGGCGGACTAACAACTGCAACTGAAGGAGCTGATTTTAATTATGTTGACCCATCGCCAATTGTATTTACAGCCGGGGGCGCAACAACTGCAACCTTTGATATTGCTGTTTTTGATGATGTGGATTTCGAAATACCGGAGACCATTGTTTTCAATTTGGTGGATATTAGCGGTTCATGTATCATGGGCGCTGTTCCAACACATACTTTAACAATTAATGATAACGATGCTCCTCCTGCAGTTTCTTTTGTAAATGCAGAGGAAGAAACGGCGGAAATTGGTACCGATTTCCCTATCACAATTCATTTGAGCGATTCTTATGATTGTACAGTGGAAGTAACGTTAAATGATGCATTAACAACTGCAACCGAGGGTTCTGATTTTACTTTTTCAGTTCCTTCACCTGTTACATTTGTAAGTGGCGGTCCAATATCTCAGACCTTTAATGTGAGTATTATTGACGATGTTATTATGGAAGGAGACGAAGACATCGTTTTTAACCTTTCTGCTGCTACTGGTTGTATTTTGGGAGAGCCCGATCAAACAACTTTGCGTATTCTTGAAAATGATGCAACTGGTCCCGATCCCTCCGTTATTTCATTTAGTTGGATAACAGATGCCATAATTGAAGAAACAGATGCTGTTAATCTCGCCGTAAATATTGATGTGGCAAACGATTGCAGTATTGATGTACAGGTTAATACAGCATTAAGCACTGCAGATAATGGGGTAGATTTTACTTTTGATGACCCACAAACTTTAACTTTCACCAGTGGTGGACCAACTACAGCAGAGTTTACGGTGCTATTTAATGAAGACCTTGCCGTTGAAGGAGATGAAGTAGTAGTTTTTGAACTGACAAATGTTACCGGCGATTGTATCACGGATGTAGCCAGTGAATTGCTGGAATACACTATTATGGATGATGATCAACTCTCTATCAATAATTTAGCAGAAGCCGGAATTGATATTTATAGTGCTGAAAATATCATTTATGTTTCCTTTACAAATACTCCGGAAGATGGAAGCACTTTACAGCTTCTCGATGCTGCCGGCAAACTCGTATTTTCTTCCGGAATTACTTCGAAGGAGCAACAATTTTCCATTGGCGATATTGCGGAGGGAATTTATTTTACGCAATTAATTGTCGGAAAAAACAGATATGAGAAGAAATTGTGGTTAGGAGGCAAATAA
- a CDS encoding acid phosphatase has protein sequence MVKIWMFLLSMVVMVSCKEEIPPQTDAKLPSPDHVVIVFFENYSFHQIMDSTEAPFIQSIAYGKHSALFTNSNAFGHPSQPNYFEIFSGSNQGIINNDRPPASFTTPNLAYSLINNGYSFVTYSEGLPHTGFDGDINGLYVRKHNPVANWMGFGENQVDSSTNQPFTHFPENYDDLPTVCYIIPDLVNSMHDGSIKTGDDWLKTHFKDYINWAKRNNSLFILTFDESSYSSGTNLITTFITGRNVKQGIYDEYIDHHTILRTIEDVYKLPHAGNSINSTPLTNCWKFDF, from the coding sequence ATGGTTAAAATCTGGATGTTTTTGTTATCGATGGTTGTAATGGTTTCCTGCAAAGAGGAAATACCCCCGCAAACTGATGCAAAACTGCCTTCCCCGGATCATGTGGTGATCGTTTTTTTTGAAAATTATTCTTTTCATCAAATAATGGATTCCACCGAAGCTCCTTTTATTCAAAGTATTGCATACGGAAAACACAGCGCCTTGTTTACAAATTCCAATGCTTTCGGACATCCGAGTCAGCCAAATTATTTCGAAATATTTTCAGGATCAAATCAGGGAATTATTAATAACGACCGCCCTCCCGCGTCTTTTACAACTCCAAATCTCGCATATTCATTAATAAACAATGGATATTCCTTTGTTACTTATTCTGAGGGATTGCCACATACCGGTTTTGATGGTGATATTAACGGATTATACGTGAGAAAACACAATCCTGTAGCCAATTGGATGGGTTTTGGAGAAAATCAGGTGGATTCGAGTACCAATCAACCCTTTACCCATTTTCCGGAAAATTATGATGATCTTCCAACCGTGTGTTATATAATACCCGATCTTGTTAACAGCATGCACGATGGTTCGATTAAAACCGGAGACGATTGGTTGAAAACACATTTTAAGGACTATATCAATTGGGCAAAACGCAATAATAGTTTATTCATTCTCACCTTTGATGAAAGCAGTTACTCTTCCGGCACTAATTTAATTACCACATTTATTACCGGTAGAAATGTTAAACAGGGAATTTATGATGAATATATCGATCACCATACCATACTTCGCACAATAGAAGATGTTTATAAACTCCCGCACGCAGGAAATTCTATCAATAGCACTCCCTTAACAAATTGTTGGAAATTTGATTTTTAA
- a CDS encoding SOS response-associated peptidase, translating to MCSSYTSKSKMKKEEYELAYGAEWDKDDVDAKNTYTDESGKNTIGYPGITMPVITIDKPKIIQDYRFGFIAHWLNADKLNEVRNTFNARIETISELATWRDAWKNKQRCVVLTNGFYEHDKKRKIKVFFHLKESENFYYAGIYNDYINKKTGEIIKTMAIVTTTANELISEVHTRMPVMLRPGDEKLWMDKDADLNHLLIQYGQPLNASYIIMEDEEPKATKVGQGSLF from the coding sequence ATGTGTTCCAGTTATACTTCCAAGTCGAAAATGAAAAAGGAGGAATATGAATTGGCCTATGGTGCTGAATGGGATAAAGATGATGTGGATGCTAAAAATACTTATACTGACGAAAGTGGAAAAAATACCATTGGTTATCCCGGAATTACCATGCCGGTTATTACAATTGATAAACCAAAAATAATTCAGGATTATCGTTTCGGATTTATTGCACATTGGTTAAATGCGGATAAATTAAATGAGGTGCGAAATACATTTAATGCACGCATCGAAACAATTTCAGAACTCGCAACCTGGCGCGATGCATGGAAAAATAAACAGCGATGTGTGGTATTAACAAATGGATTTTACGAACACGATAAAAAAAGAAAAATAAAAGTATTTTTTCATTTAAAAGAATCGGAAAATTTTTATTACGCAGGTATCTACAATGATTATATCAATAAAAAAACCGGTGAAATAATTAAAACCATGGCAATAGTAACTACCACTGCCAACGAATTAATTTCTGAAGTACACACCCGCATGCCCGTAATGCTTCGTCCCGGTGACGAAAAATTATGGATGGATAAAGACGCGGACCTTAATCATTTATTAATTCAATATGGTCAGCCGCTTAATGCATCTTATATCATTATGGAGGATGAAGAACCGAAAGCTACTAAAGTGGGGCAGGGGAGTTTGTTTTAA
- a CDS encoding DNA polymerase III subunit alpha yields the protein MYLNVHSYYSLRYGILSVERLLEEAQKKNITSFVLTDINNTSGWYELLQEARKVNIDVKAGIEFRNGNTKLFIGIAKNADGFAELNRYLSYYLKNKLDIPTEAPTFKNVFIIYPYNEDKTYQLNENEYIGVNKNDLTKLRFPKKRQLKDKMVALQTVTFANKKDFSAHRILRAMDKLSIITKLTDEDLAKQNEQFETYDELIKAYDDHAYLLHNAQKLIDQCSFDFTFHTNKNIQLFTGSTKEDINLLLQLTYEGVTYRYGKITKEIQDRINKELDIVIQKGFVSYFLINRDIVLYARNQGFYTIGRGSGANSLIAYCLRITDVDPLELDLYFERFINLFRETPPDFDLDFSWKDRDDVTHYIFDKYGEEHTSLLATYTTFKDRSFIREVAKTFGLPDHEIAAMVKNYGERRFGDDIRIPDKIARSIYSFGGYLHGHPNHLSIHAGGILISDKPIYYYTATHLPPKGFPTTQFDMHVAEDIGLYKFDILSQRGLGHIKDAVELVKSNRGIDIDIHQTKKFKEDANLNHQLKSGNTIGCFYIESPAMRSLLNKLLCDDYLTLVAASSIIRPGVAQSGMMDAYIKRHRFPEYRKDIHPVMGEIMPDTYGVMVYQEDVIKVAHYFAKLTLSEADVLRRGMSGKSRSKNEFQLIKEKYFSNCKELGYDEKLAHDVWFQIESFAGYSFAKGHSASYAVESYQSLYLKTYYPIEFMVAVINNFGGYYSTDLYVHEARRSGAIIEGPCINKSFMHTCLYDKTIYLGFIHVKGMESALVENLILEREKNGDYTDMDDLLKRISINLEQLEILITINALRFTGISKRELLVEAYCRLNKTKKTNPVKELFEKEKPEPYQFPELHFEKREDAWDEIKLMGFPLCSPFTMIDDVLHIPNKQVLVKDFPKLVGRNVEITGYLITTKSTSTKSGELMYLGTFVDAEGNWLDTAHFPASAKQYRFKGKNCYLLKGRVQESFNAFTLIVSEMYCLKLWMGEYA from the coding sequence TTGTATTTAAACGTCCATTCATATTACAGTCTTCGCTACGGAATTCTTTCTGTGGAGCGTTTATTGGAAGAAGCGCAGAAGAAAAATATTACGTCGTTTGTGCTTACCGATATCAATAATACTTCGGGATGGTATGAATTATTGCAAGAAGCGCGAAAGGTAAATATTGATGTTAAGGCAGGTATTGAATTCAGAAATGGCAATACAAAATTATTTATCGGTATTGCAAAAAATGCGGATGGATTTGCGGAATTGAACCGCTATCTCTCCTATTATTTAAAAAATAAACTCGATATTCCTACTGAAGCGCCAACGTTTAAAAATGTATTTATTATTTATCCTTACAACGAAGATAAAACATATCAGTTAAATGAAAATGAATACATCGGCGTAAATAAAAATGATCTCACAAAATTGCGTTTCCCAAAAAAACGGCAATTAAAAGATAAAATGGTGGCTTTGCAAACCGTAACCTTTGCAAATAAAAAAGACTTTAGCGCACATCGCATTTTGAGGGCGATGGATAAACTGAGCATCATCACCAAATTAACCGATGAAGATCTCGCAAAACAAAACGAACAATTTGAAACCTATGATGAATTGATCAAGGCCTATGATGATCACGCCTATTTATTACACAATGCTCAAAAATTAATAGATCAATGCAGCTTTGATTTCACTTTTCATACCAATAAAAATATTCAACTTTTTACCGGCAGCACCAAAGAAGACATTAATTTATTATTGCAACTCACCTACGAAGGTGTTACCTATCGCTACGGAAAAATTACCAAAGAAATTCAGGATCGCATCAATAAAGAACTCGATATTGTAATTCAGAAAGGATTTGTTTCTTATTTTTTGATCAACCGCGACATTGTATTATACGCCCGCAACCAGGGTTTTTACACCATTGGCAGAGGCAGCGGGGCAAATAGTTTAATTGCGTATTGTCTGCGCATCACCGATGTGGATCCGCTGGAACTGGATCTGTATTTTGAACGCTTCATTAATTTATTCCGAGAAACTCCACCCGATTTCGACCTCGATTTTTCGTGGAAAGATCGTGATGATGTTACACATTATATTTTTGATAAATATGGTGAAGAACATACCAGTCTGCTTGCAACCTATACCACTTTTAAAGATCGTTCCTTTATTCGCGAGGTGGCAAAAACATTCGGATTACCCGACCATGAAATTGCTGCCATGGTAAAAAATTATGGAGAAAGAAGATTTGGTGATGATATTCGTATTCCCGATAAAATTGCGCGCAGTATTTATTCCTTCGGCGGATATCTGCACGGACATCCCAATCATTTAAGTATACATGCAGGTGGAATTTTAATTTCGGATAAACCCATTTATTATTATACCGCAACACATCTTCCCCCCAAAGGATTTCCAACAACACAATTCGACATGCATGTAGCAGAGGATATCGGATTATATAAATTTGATATTTTGAGTCAGCGTGGTTTGGGGCATATTAAAGATGCAGTGGAATTAGTAAAAAGCAACCGCGGAATAGATATCGATATTCATCAGACCAAAAAATTTAAAGAGGATGCAAATCTCAATCACCAATTAAAATCGGGTAATACGATCGGATGTTTTTATATTGAATCACCTGCAATGCGGAGTCTGTTAAATAAATTATTATGCGACGATTATCTTACGTTGGTTGCAGCGAGTTCTATTATTCGCCCGGGTGTTGCACAATCGGGTATGATGGATGCCTATATCAAACGACATCGTTTTCCCGAATATCGAAAAGATATACATCCCGTTATGGGTGAAATTATGCCCGATACTTATGGTGTAATGGTTTATCAGGAAGATGTAATTAAAGTGGCACATTATTTTGCAAAACTCACTTTGTCGGAGGCCGATGTTCTGCGTCGCGGAATGAGCGGAAAATCGCGCAGCAAAAATGAATTTCAATTAATTAAAGAAAAATATTTTTCCAATTGCAAAGAATTGGGATACGACGAAAAACTCGCGCATGATGTATGGTTTCAGATAGAAAGTTTTGCGGGATATTCTTTTGCCAAGGGACATTCCGCATCCTATGCAGTGGAGAGTTATCAGAGTTTATATTTAAAAACGTATTATCCCATCGAATTTATGGTTGCGGTAATTAATAATTTCGGAGGATATTATAGCACCGATCTGTATGTACATGAAGCAAGGCGGTCGGGTGCAATTATTGAAGGACCTTGTATCAATAAAAGTTTTATGCATACATGTTTATACGATAAAACAATTTATTTGGGATTTATTCATGTAAAAGGAATGGAATCTGCTTTAGTGGAAAATTTAATTCTCGAACGGGAAAAAAATGGAGATTATACAGATATGGATGATCTTTTAAAACGTATTTCCATCAACCTCGAACAATTAGAAATATTAATCACGATAAATGCCCTGCGTTTCACCGGAATTTCGAAACGCGAATTATTAGTTGAAGCATATTGCCGTTTAAATAAAACAAAAAAAACAAATCCCGTAAAAGAATTATTTGAAAAAGAAAAACCGGAGCCCTATCAATTTCCCGAATTGCATTTCGAAAAAAGAGAGGACGCCTGGGATGAAATTAAACTCATGGGATTTCCTTTGTGCAGTCCTTTTACTATGATAGATGATGTATTGCACATCCCCAATAAACAAGTTTTGGTAAAAGATTTTCCGAAGTTGGTGGGACGTAATGTGGAGATAACCGGATATCTCATCACCACAAAATCAACCAGCACCAAAAGCGGCGAACTGATGTATCTGGGAACCTTTGTGGATGCGGAAGGAAATTGGTTAGACACGGCACATTTTCCAGCCTCCGCAAAACAATATCGATTTAAAGGAAAAAATTGTTATCTCTTAAAAGGACGCGTGCAGGAAAGTTTTAATGCATTTACGTTAATTGTTTCGGAGATGTATTGTTTGAAGTTGTGGATGGGGGAATATGCGTAA
- the dinB gene encoding DNA polymerase IV: MERERLIVHMDLDTFFVSVERLKDARLINKPVVVGGTGDRGVVASCSYEARAFGVHSAMPMRQARMLCPEVIVVRGDYEHYSYYSNMVTEIVEEKVPLYEKSSIDEFYIDMSGMDKFFGTYNYMKDVRNRIIKETGLPISFGLSENKTVSKVATGEAKPNNHLKIDLGIEKQFLAPLPVRKIPMVGEVTSQLLRKMGIVKIKTVQEMPLQVMDNILGENGKTIWRKANGIDNSPVEPYTERKSISSEETFSTDTIDIKKIKTILMAMTEKLAFQLRKENKLTSNISVKIRYSDFDTHTKQMRIPYTSTDHTLMKVVKELFDKLFERRVLIRLVGVRFSGLVSGGYQINLLEDSESIIQLYQEMDFVRKRYGDKAVQRVSAMGYEFKQFNPFNGKKNN, translated from the coding sequence ATGGAGAGGGAGCGATTGATAGTCCACATGGATCTGGATACATTTTTTGTGTCGGTGGAGAGGCTCAAAGATGCCCGCCTGATCAATAAACCGGTTGTGGTAGGCGGAACCGGCGACAGAGGGGTGGTGGCGAGTTGTAGCTATGAAGCGAGGGCATTTGGGGTGCATTCAGCCATGCCGATGCGTCAGGCCAGAATGTTGTGCCCCGAAGTAATAGTGGTGCGCGGCGATTACGAGCATTACTCCTATTACTCCAATATGGTGACGGAAATTGTGGAGGAAAAAGTGCCTTTATATGAGAAGTCGTCGATAGATGAATTTTATATTGATATGAGTGGCATGGATAAATTTTTCGGCACTTATAATTATATGAAGGATGTGCGCAACAGGATCATTAAAGAAACAGGTTTGCCAATTTCATTCGGGTTATCAGAAAATAAAACGGTGTCGAAAGTTGCAACGGGTGAAGCAAAACCAAATAATCATTTAAAAATAGATCTCGGTATTGAAAAACAATTTCTTGCGCCATTACCGGTGAGAAAAATTCCGATGGTGGGAGAAGTTACTTCACAGTTATTGCGGAAAATGGGCATCGTAAAAATTAAGACAGTACAGGAAATGCCTTTGCAGGTTATGGATAATATTTTGGGTGAAAATGGTAAAACCATTTGGCGCAAAGCAAACGGTATCGATAATTCTCCGGTGGAACCTTATACAGAAAGAAAATCCATTTCCAGTGAGGAAACATTTTCAACGGATACCATTGATATAAAAAAAATAAAAACAATACTTATGGCAATGACGGAAAAATTAGCCTTTCAATTGCGCAAAGAAAATAAATTAACATCGAATATATCGGTAAAGATCCGTTATTCCGATTTTGATACACATACAAAACAAATGCGTATTCCCTACACCTCCACCGATCATACTTTAATGAAAGTGGTGAAAGAATTATTCGATAAATTATTTGAGCGCAGGGTTTTAATACGATTAGTTGGTGTACGTTTTTCGGGATTGGTAAGCGGTGGATATCAGATCAATTTATTGGAAGATTCAGAAAGTATTATTCAGCTCTATCAGGAAATGGATTTCGTACGCAAAAGATACGGTGATAAAGCAGTGCAACGCGTTTCGGCAATGGGGTATGAGTTTAAGCAGTTTAATCCGTTTAATGGGAAGAAAAACAATTAG
- a CDS encoding NAD(P)-dependent glycerol-3-phosphate dehydrogenase — protein sequence MSKKESVGVVGAGSFGTAVANLLAENNHVYLYSRRPENVAEIIANNRSANQILHKNITVTNDIALVAKECYLIFPIVSSDGFKDMIRTMSPFLRPDHILIHGTKGLAVKKKGLEKLKAKSRIAGKNVLTMSELIRSESVVVRVGCMAGPNLAKEIAQGLPAATVIASRFDEVIHEGQNALKGPRFQVYGSYDIVGVELAGVLKNILAIGSGIITGLNMGENARALLITKGWAEIIKLSEALGADVKSFLGLAGIGDIIATCSSPSSRNYTVGFRLAKGEKINDIIHSMEEVAEGINTIRIANGLANYYNVNCPIIKTLASGIFENLNVNAGVEYLMRYKMGMDVEFI from the coding sequence ATGTCTAAAAAAGAATCTGTTGGCGTAGTTGGTGCGGGAAGTTTTGGGACCGCAGTTGCTAATTTGTTGGCAGAAAATAACCATGTATATTTATATTCACGTCGCCCCGAAAATGTTGCGGAGATCATCGCAAATAATAGATCTGCAAATCAAATTCTGCATAAAAATATTACCGTTACAAATGATATTGCACTTGTTGCAAAAGAATGTTATTTAATTTTTCCCATTGTTTCCAGTGATGGATTTAAGGATATGATACGCACTATGTCACCATTCCTTCGACCCGATCATATTTTAATTCACGGAACAAAAGGATTGGCAGTAAAGAAAAAAGGATTAGAAAAATTAAAAGCAAAATCGCGCATAGCAGGAAAGAATGTACTCACCATGAGCGAATTAATTCGCAGTGAGTCGGTTGTTGTGCGCGTTGGTTGTATGGCGGGACCGAATCTTGCGAAAGAAATTGCGCAGGGCCTTCCGGCAGCAACTGTTATTGCGAGTCGTTTTGATGAAGTGATACATGAAGGACAAAATGCATTAAAAGGTCCGCGCTTTCAGGTGTATGGAAGTTATGATATTGTTGGAGTGGAATTAGCGGGAGTATTAAAAAATATTCTCGCAATCGGCAGCGGTATAATTACCGGATTAAATATGGGTGAAAATGCGCGTGCCTTATTAATTACCAAAGGTTGGGCAGAGATAATTAAATTAAGTGAAGCCTTAGGTGCAGATGTTAAATCGTTTTTAGGTTTAGCAGGTATAGGCGATATTATTGCAACCTGCTCCTCTCCTAGCAGTAGAAATTACACTGTTGGATTTCGTTTGGCGAAGGGAGAAAAAATAAATGATATTATTCATTCGATGGAAGAAGTTGCAGAAGGTATCAACACCATCCGCATCGCAAATGGCCTCGCAAATTATTACAACGTAAATTGCCCCATCATCAAAACCCTCGCCTCCGGTATTTTTGAAAATTTAAATGTAAATGCGGGAGTGGAATATTTAATGCGATATAAGATGGGGATGGATGTGGAATTCATTTGA
- a CDS encoding 1-acyl-sn-glycerol-3-phosphate acyltransferase, with the protein MGEENGKHKRATHPYKRILPNIDDWPIAKLSNQRAWLIDHVVEETLQAILKKDPSEKALQNELAKAVYLEKIRVERPWKTDPSDDKEFWSSVKNNLIKLESHPDNKIEEEKAILKSILKRYVSEIVGNFSKRTYNFSERFVPFAFNRLLNASHSRAFRRLFNNKKDLLNSIHLVGEIEQLRNLAKDGIIVMVPTHTSNIDSITVGWGISAIGLPAFFYGAGMNLFSVRFLAFFMNRLGAYRVDRRKKNAIYLEALKVYSTEVIMRGGHSLFFPGGTRSRSNMIESQLKLGLLGTALEAQRRLIIDSQGVDYKKIYVVPVNLNYGFVLEAPELIDDYLKNVGKERYFVPSDKSSSSYKIVKFMYRFFSADADFTISFGRCMDIFGNPVDDSGKSLDNNGNEIDIRDYFKSKGVLKYDTQRDAVYTKMLSEGILKAFRKNNVALPENVVAYAAFKTFQKKHHNSDLYSVLRMAEEFRELTMEELTAAVKKVVKELSKMEHKGEIRLDPIVLAEDVNEMIKYATKKLGVYHNKRPLLITKSGTIKCQDMKLLLFYHNRLEGYGLEDHV; encoded by the coding sequence ATGGGGGAAGAAAACGGAAAACATAAACGGGCAACACACCCTTATAAAAGGATATTACCGAATATCGACGATTGGCCAATCGCGAAATTGAGCAATCAACGGGCATGGCTGATCGACCACGTAGTGGAGGAAACACTGCAGGCTATTCTCAAAAAAGATCCATCCGAAAAAGCATTGCAAAATGAGCTTGCCAAAGCAGTGTATTTGGAAAAAATTCGCGTTGAAAGACCTTGGAAAACCGACCCTTCCGATGATAAGGAATTCTGGTCGTCGGTGAAAAATAATTTAATTAAACTAGAAAGTCACCCCGATAATAAAATTGAAGAAGAAAAAGCAATTCTGAAAAGTATATTAAAAAGATATGTTTCAGAAATTGTCGGGAATTTTAGTAAACGCACTTATAATTTTTCTGAGCGATTTGTTCCTTTCGCTTTTAATCGTTTATTAAATGCATCGCATAGCCGCGCATTCAGAAGATTATTTAATAATAAAAAAGATCTCTTAAATAGCATTCATCTGGTTGGTGAAATTGAACAATTGCGGAATTTGGCAAAGGATGGAATTATTGTTATGGTTCCAACGCATACAAGTAATATAGATTCAATAACAGTTGGTTGGGGAATTTCCGCTATTGGTTTGCCGGCATTTTTTTATGGTGCAGGAATGAATTTATTTTCAGTGCGTTTTCTTGCATTTTTTATGAATAGATTGGGTGCATATCGTGTAGACAGAAGAAAGAAAAATGCAATTTATCTTGAAGCATTAAAAGTATATTCCACAGAGGTGATCATGCGGGGCGGACATAGTTTATTTTTTCCGGGAGGAACGCGTTCGCGCAGCAATATGATTGAATCACAATTAAAATTAGGTTTGCTTGGAACTGCACTGGAAGCGCAACGCAGATTAATTATCGATTCTCAGGGAGTGGATTATAAAAAGATATATGTAGTACCTGTTAATTTAAATTATGGTTTCGTATTGGAAGCACCGGAATTAATTGATGATTATTTAAAAAATGTTGGAAAGGAGAGATATTTTGTTCCGAGTGATAAATCATCTTCCTCTTATAAAATTGTAAAATTCATGTATCGTTTTTTTAGTGCCGATGCTGACTTTACAATTTCTTTTGGCAGATGTATGGATATCTTCGGAAATCCGGTGGATGATAGCGGAAAAAGTCTGGATAATAATGGAAACGAAATTGACATCCGCGATTATTTTAAATCGAAGGGTGTTTTAAAATATGATACACAACGCGATGCAGTGTATACCAAAATGTTGAGTGAAGGAATTCTCAAAGCATTTAGAAAGAACAATGTTGCACTTCCTGAAAATGTAGTTGCTTATGCGGCATTTAAAACCTTTCAAAAGAAACATCACAACAGCGATCTTTATTCTGTATTGCGCATGGCAGAAGAGTTTCGAGAGTTAACCATGGAGGAATTAACCGCTGCCGTAAAAAAAGTAGTAAAAGAACTTTCCAAAATGGAACATAAGGGTGAAATAAGATTAGATCCAATTGTTCTTGCGGAAGATGTGAATGAAATGATAAAATATGCTACTAAAAAACTCGGAGTATATCACAATAAACGTCCTTTATTAATTACTAAATCCGGAACAATAAAATGTCAGGATATGAAATTATTATTATTTTATCATAACCGACTGGAAGGTTACGGATTAGAAGACCATGTCTAA